The Miscanthus floridulus cultivar M001 chromosome 7, ASM1932011v1, whole genome shotgun sequence genome includes a region encoding these proteins:
- the LOC136465358 gene encoding uncharacterized protein, whose protein sequence is MSLRGEANSIGIDGVLCSVGVLGTTPGVLGTLVVVLDTTSGQFVTTLAVLGTTVGVLSLSLGVVGTTTRPLGSTTGVLGTRPGVVATIAEPPGATPGVLGIPPGVLGTPLEVFGIPFEVLGTALGVLGSAAGVLGTPSGVLGTSSPASPPPWITKCSTPKVLVEPPASPVLGLL, encoded by the coding sequence atgtcacttagaggtgaggcgaactcgatcggcatcGATGGAGTTCTCTGTTCCGTCGGGGTGCTCGGCacaacacctggagtgctcggcaccctggttgtAGTGCTCGACACTACTTCTGGACAGTTCGTCACTACTcttgcagtgctcggcaccactgtaggagtgctcagcctcagccttggagtggtcggcaccactacaagacctcttggctccaccacgggagtgctcggcactcgtcctggagtggtcgccaccattgCAGAACCTCCTGGcgccactcctggcgtgctcggcatccctccaggagtgctcggcactcctctagAAGTGTTCGGCATCCCTttcgaagtgctcggcactgccctaggagtgctcggctctgccgctggagtgctcggcaccccttccggagtgctcggcacctcttccccagcgtctccaccaccgtggatcaCCAAGTGCTCAACGCCGAAGGTGCTGGTggagccgccagcttcccctgtgctcggactgctctag